The Methanomicrobiales archaeon genome has a segment encoding these proteins:
- a CDS encoding AN1-type zinc finger protein, which translates to MFFWQLLLNVATCYFCGRQIEGLPYTCRRCKHHFCSDHRLPEYHSCPEKRDYSKRRPEGYYPRDNCANEYPKKPPSRKPTWRTKRRITKAFGIIAIIAGLILFYPHIIGLVSSVGNSLHDSISPISQESLSTQAASSGPTDDQSFPISDIPIVGPTIDPSASFNDAPKSHSYPYYFGGRKTLSFTTYSGLNDYFSKESHTYRYDYVDEVIMELLENHYQDEYLELLIEKIKKTSSSPDSQARIAISLVQHIPYSWSRYSGTHTDWYYPYETLHHNQGVCTDKALLLGYLLNRLGYDVVLFEFSDHMAVGVKCDSPYDFQNSGYAFIETTRPTIITYIPDTYLGGFQVTSDVTIIHLKGGTNSLDVSREYQDAIALKNLESMGRVLDQYHYSQWLALTQKYDLGYDT; encoded by the coding sequence ATGTTCTTTTGGCAATTGTTATTGAACGTGGCTACGTGCTATTTCTGTGGTCGTCAAATTGAGGGCTTACCGTATACGTGTAGGCGGTGTAAACACCATTTTTGTTCCGACCATAGATTGCCTGAGTACCATTCCTGCCCGGAGAAAAGGGATTATTCCAAGAGAAGGCCTGAGGGCTATTATCCGCGTGATAATTGTGCAAATGAATATCCAAAGAAACCTCCCTCACGCAAACCAACATGGCGAACAAAACGCAGGATAACGAAGGCCTTCGGTATTATTGCGATTATTGCTGGCCTAATCCTGTTCTATCCTCACATAATCGGGCTCGTTTCCTCGGTAGGAAATAGTTTGCATGACTCTATTTCCCCCATCTCCCAGGAATCTCTATCGACGCAAGCCGCATCTTCTGGTCCCACAGATGATCAGAGTTTTCCAATTTCAGATATCCCTATTGTTGGACCAACGATCGATCCTTCGGCATCTTTTAACGATGCGCCAAAATCGCACAGTTACCCCTACTATTTCGGCGGTAGAAAAACTTTGAGTTTTACAACCTATAGCGGATTGAACGATTATTTTTCCAAGGAGAGCCATACATATCGATACGATTACGTAGATGAAGTCATCATGGAGTTGCTGGAAAATCACTATCAGGACGAGTATCTCGAGCTGCTTATCGAGAAGATTAAAAAGACGTCTTCTTCTCCCGATTCCCAGGCTCGGATAGCGATCAGCCTGGTCCAGCACATTCCCTACAGCTGGAGCCGTTATTCCGGGACGCATACCGATTGGTACTACCCCTACGAGACACTTCACCACAACCAGGGGGTATGCACCGATAAGGCGTTGCTCCTGGGCTACCTCTTGAACAGACTGGGTTACGATGTGGTGCTGTTTGAGTTCTCCGATCATATGGCGGTTGGAGTGAAATGCGATAGCCCGTACGATTTTCAGAACAGCGGATATGCGTTCATTGAAACGACACGGCCTACAATCATCACGTACATCCCTGACACGTATCTTGGCGGCTTTCAAGTTACATCCGATGTAACTATCATTCATCTCAAAGGAGGAACGAATTCCCTCGATGTGAGCAGGGAATACCAGGATGCGATCGCATTAAAGAACCTGGAATCGATGGGGCGGGTCCTCGATCAGTACCACTATTCACAATGGCTTGCACTTACGCAAAAATATGATCTGGGTTATGACACCTGA
- a CDS encoding PGF-CTERM sorting domain-containing protein has translation MTSNADPRTYTYNEVWDGSTVTIRIASTQPVQSTDPEKWQIKKESGYMVYNDRRLLSDEPIGDSNDYTEAMLGGVAIHYYLEMPGNIVDTNANVVSGNKAEWHLTGSDAFTTEIYAKSELPAFALPGFGTLIALIGLSCAIVLFIRKRV, from the coding sequence ATGACATCGAATGCTGACCCGAGGACGTATACCTACAACGAAGTCTGGGATGGAAGTACTGTTACGATCCGTATCGCCAGTACACAACCAGTGCAATCAACGGATCCTGAAAAATGGCAGATCAAAAAAGAAAGCGGCTACATGGTTTACAATGACAGACGACTCCTGTCAGATGAACCTATTGGCGATTCTAACGATTATACGGAAGCCATGCTGGGGGGCGTCGCCATCCACTACTATCTCGAAATGCCCGGTAACATTGTCGATACAAATGCGAATGTAGTGAGTGGGAATAAAGCCGAGTGGCATTTAACCGGATCAGACGCGTTCACAACAGAGATCTATGCGAAAAGTGAACTGCCGGCGTTTGCGTTACCCGGATTTGGAACACTGATTGCACTTATCGGACTGAGTTGTGCAATCGTATTGTTCATACGGAAGAGGGTATGA